DNA sequence from the Pichia kudriavzevii chromosome 4, complete sequence genome:
GGCGGTGGCTATAAGTTCCAAACGGGGTTTACTAGGGCCGACGTAAAACCAGATGCAGAAGGGGTCTATAAATTGACACCAAtggatttcaaagataGTTCATACATCGGTCCCATGTTCTTGTATATCTTTTACGGTATTTTCGATGCAATGTTTCAAAGTTATTGCCTATGGGTTATGGGTGCTTTATCAAACGATAGTGAGACAACTTCCTATTATGCTGGCTTCTATAAAGGTATCCAATCTGCTGGTGCCGCCGTTGCCTGGAGATTGGATGCTTACGGTACCCCCTATATGAGTATGTTTGCAAGTTCATGGGCATTAGTTCAGGGATCCATGGTGCTAGCCGTCCCCCTTATCTTTTTCATGATTTCTGACCATACCGAGGAACTTCCAGAGGAAGATATAGATGACGATGGTATTAATGCAGTCGTTTCTTTGGTTTCCGGTGAAGGTAGAATTGTGTAGTTTGGTTTATCGTTAAgtaatttttaatttttgtATACTCTGGACTTTCCaatgtttttaatttcttctgATTGATTAAATCATCGATTGTGCAATTTGCAACGAAGAGGTAGCATCAACAGACAACTAACAGTTGACTCGCAGACACTTCTTCATAGCTTTAAAGCTCGTAATTTGGTAGTAAACAGATGATAGAAAAGTAGATACTTTTTAGGGCAAATAGCACTACCTTCCCATATCATGGCCAGATATCCCAGTGATATTGGGATGGTTACCAAATCAACTGTTGAAGACGTTGTTCCAGAAATTAAGTTCGCTATTAATGATTACAGGTGGGCGCCGTGCAGAAATGAAACAATCAGTCTCCATTATTACTAGACTGTGCAATTCTGTAACGGGACTGCcttttccatttgtttAGTTGCTTCCCAAGCGGAATAACTATGTTGTAGGCCTAACCCCAAGCATTTACGTTGCTAAAAGCTGTCAAAATATCTCCCCATATATCGATCAACTTTTCATGGCTGTGCGAGCATCAATTATTCGAGTGGATAAAGAATAAACCTTTATTTTGTGTTTATACATTTTACTTCTTAGCTAGTTCTCGTTACGTGCTGGCCAAACACACATGGATTTTGCATACGAAGTCGACACATATGATAACTCTACTCTTCAAGGAACAAACAATAAATATGTAACTGGGAAAACTAACATCTTatcttccatttcaacTACAGATTTCACTAAGAAACTCCAATCATTGTCTATTCTCGATATTGGGCGCACGCCGAAGAATATGAAACAAGATACGGATACGAATACATCGAAATCTTTAGAGAGAGCTAGGACTTCAATTGAACTATTGAATACTCTTGGTTTAGACCATATTCCACTTTATAATAATGAGGCTAAGGAGTGGGACGATTACAATCAGTTTTTTATTGAGTCTAATTTAGATGGAAAAGATTTAATTAGCAAGCTGAACCGTTTGTTAGAAGGTACAGATGGTTCTGATCTGTCTACAAGAACCTCATTAGAATTGCTACAGAAGAGAGTTGACTACGAGATTTCATTAAAGGATTCATCAGCCAACGAAATGAAGAGCCTAACATCGGCTGACCAAGAGAGCAGTTTGGCACGTAGAAACCTAAGGGGCTTAATTGAAAGTGACTTGGTTCAACAGTATGCACAACAACTGAGGCCCTTTACAAAGGTTGTGAAATCAATTGAGTCTTTTAAACCGACAGTTGAGGCGATAATCAATGATTACAACGGTATATTAGATTCTCTTGTTGGCGCAATAAATGATACGGATAGTTTGAAGAGTAAGATTTGTGGCTatgaaaaggagaaggagttAGTTGAcatgaagaagaatttaTTACTTGCCTTCAAGAATACCTACACGATTTCTCAATATGAGGAATACTTGATCAGATTTGGTGATTTGAATGATCCAATTGCGGGtactgaattttttgaGGTGATTGGCAGGGTCACTAAGATTATAAGTGATTGTGATGTCTTGTTAGGTATGGAAAATGAAACTATTGGTTTGACCatcatgaagaaaatgaatgaatatttatcttcaattaatgaaaaagtCCAAAGTTATATacaaaataatattgaagatgtaTATACAGGAAAGTACCAATACgagacaaaaaaaattaatgtCAAAGTGTTCCAGAAATGTTTAGTTTACATGTATCATCATGACAGAGACAATTTTGATTCTACTCTGTCAGGAATGGTTGAACATAGAAGCAGATCTATTTCTACAGAATTCATCAATCAGCTAAAAGGCTATAACAGTGAGATTAACACTAGTTCAATACAAAAGTCAAAATCCAATCTTTTTATGTCATCTTATGATACAGCAAAGTTTATCTCCGACACATTAGCATATATTCACGGCCTATTAGTTaatgagattgaaaacGCACGCtcttttttcacttttgaTAACGAGTCTGACGAAAATGTCATATCCAAGGATGAACTAGATGCTATGATCAACGATATTGTAATGAAAATAGTTGCTGGACTTAACAATCCATTGAAAGGTGCAATTGAAAGTATTTTGAGACAAGAAGTTAGATTGTCATCATTGGTTTCATCTTATGAATTGATAGAATTATATTCCAATATGTTTATGAAGTTGTTGTATCACGATAATGAGGATATTCGAAAAGAGGGCTTGTTATATACAATGAAATACTTGGAAAGTGAAACCCAAGACCGtatattttctctaattgaattgaaatttAAGAATCTACAGGTTGAAACAATTAATGAGAATTTAAATACAAGTGATTCTGATTATATTCCAGATTGGATGGTTGATTGGTGTGCAGTTATTGACGAGTTGTTCAATGACTATACCTCAGGCAAGAACCTTGACGACAACGAAAAGTATATTCTCGGCTTGGATGATACGAAATGGGATAGCCTTCTAGaattattgataatgaaacCAGTAGAGCTGGTTCGTAAATTCCAGAAGGATTCTAAAGTTGACAAGAAGGAAAGCTTGATTTGGGGATTGAACTGCCTTGATTACTTTTATGATAAAGTCGATATCAATCCATTTTTATCGTCAAAAGCACCCGCACTGAGatctgaaattgaagatgacaCAGAGAGGTTGACGGAATTGGAGTTCAATGGGTTATTGGAAAGTTCTGGGCTATATGATATATTTAATTTGGTCAACATGATATTCAGGATTGATGACGAATATTTTGATGTCGCATACTATCAACCTATTTTAGAGAACAGGTTGTTTAATATAGACACTTTTATAAGTGCAAATGCAAAGCTTGAGCATTTTTTGTCTACATACATTAACCAGAATGAGTTGAATGGATTGATATCACCTACTATATTCAACaaagtttttcttgattctGCAACAAAGTACATTGATTTCTATAAAAAGTTGTGCTTAATCATAAAAGAGTATCTAAGAGACGAAAATGGTAATGAAGTTAATGTTTTCCAATGGAACGAAATGACCATCGCCACTTTACTTGGGGTTGAAGATCACtatcaaggaaaagaaTGATTATTTTTAATGGTATTTATAACGCTTACTCTATACATGTGTTTAAGTACGCAGTGGCTTTTCACCTCTACCATAACCTTTACTTTCGTAATAGTCCATTGGATAAAATTCCTCAGTaaattctttatcttcaCCCATTAAAACCATTGCTTCATATGGGGTCAATAATGGTTTACTAAATGCATACCCCCAGTCTATACTTAACCTCGGGCAAGCAACTTGAACAAAGGCATCCACATCATCAAACATTGCAACCTTTTGAGGGAAGATCTCACTTAGAATAATCTTTACCACAGATTTGCCGTTTTCCTTAAGTTTTTCCTCCAATCGAGAGATGGTAGCTGGATTACCTTGTCTACCTAAGGCACCTAGTATGAGACCAAACTTTTTGGCATTCCGTGAAACCTCAATAGCATCTCTACGAATTTCAAccatttgtttcttgtcATAGCCCTCTCTCGTAAATTTTCTGGAGTATGGGTCATACCTAAATGCTGGTATTTTGGGATTGTGAATCATTGCTGATTCCAAATGGAACCTCCCATCACCAATATAAACCATGGCATCAAACTGCTCGTGATCAAGTCTTGCACTAGTACATCCTAAAACTTCACCCTTCGATAGCGGTTTTATTTGTGGCGTATAACAGTATATCAATTTCTCACTGTCGGAAGCATCAGATAACTTAGCACGAACACTATGTAAGGATGGGTTAAACTGGATCGTTCCAAAAAGTGCAATCCTAGCCCCATGTTCAAAGTTCAATCTGATAGTATTTAGTAAATGTgtttcatcaattgcaaTAGTAACAAATACATATAAAACCTTGATAAGTGTGACATCAATAGGAACAAGACAAGAATGTGCATAATGAACAATGAAATCACAGTCTAACGCCCTTGCAGTATAATCATCAATACAACATGCACCATAACTAACATCCCCCATTATTAGAGTCTCACAGTCACAAAACTCAGCCAATATATCAGCTATTATGGGTGCGTAGATTAGTAAACCTTCAGGCATTTGTAGGCACACCCTTTTAGCATTGAtctttttgatattgaataCAGTTTTGtgtatttcaaaattataGTTAGATGGCAAAAGTTTTATTGCATCATTAAGCTGTTCATTGTTTAAGATTTCGTCCGGAATCTGGTTCATCAATCTCGATACCACTTTTGATTTACGTGCACGAACAACGGAAGATGATGGTTCTGAAGCTGAACTAGAACCAGCCTTTTTGGCACCACCAAACTTGCTTCTCCTTGGAACAACGACCTCTTCTTTACTCATGGTTTCGTACTTTATGATGGTATTTTCTTAACTATTGTTAATCAGCTATTGAAAAACGGTTATACGAGTTTGATAGATAATTTACTAGGtgtgagaaaaaaaaaattggtgaagaatttgaaatttcattttcaaaaatcttAGCCAATTCATGTAGTCAAATTGAACTAACAGTTTAAATAACTCTATTAGATATAGAAGAAAGCAAAGATGTTAACCCCCAGATTCGAACTGAAtcaagatgaagaatttgtttATATCAAAATACACATCTCCAATATTAGATTCTCTGCAGCTGCTATTGAGATGGTGGtaaatgaaaatgtttttgtgttttcatTGCCGCCATACTATCTTCGTCTAAGATTCCCAAAACAGTTAGTTGAAAACGAGGATGCTACTTCTGAGTTCGTTCCCAACGAGGAATGTATCAAAGTACGTGTGCCCAAACTGAATAAAGGGGAATTTTTTCCGGACTTAGATTTAGGTGCAAAACTACTAGCAAGATTGAATGAACCTTCCAATCCTTGCGAGAAAAGTGAGTTGAAGGGTGGATTGATTGAAGAAGTAGATATCGAAGGTAGCAAGGATGCTTTTCAAAGATCAAGGTCGGAATTGGAGAGAGAAGCACTGACTTACGATTGGGAAGTTCCACAAACTATGCCGGATCCGTTGACTGATTTGAAGGTTTCTGTAAAGTATGGCTTTAACAACCAGTATTCGGATTATCTGACTCCTTCCTTGGCAAATGGTAACGACATAAACGAACTTTCCGATCCAGACCATTTGCAGCCTGACGACAGAATAATGGAACGACTAATTAAGGAGAATATCAAATTCGATATGGAATACTATGCCAATGATTATATCACTGTGAGATACCTGAGTGAGCAAGAGGGGGACGTCAATGGTATAATTGGTGCGCTCACATATGCATCACCATATTGGAAACTCTTCAATGATAGCAAAAGTAAAAGCACCGTACAGGTGGAATTCACACAAGAAGAGCAGGATAGGATGACTGATTTACCTCGTAAGACATACTTGATTGATGATCCAAGGCCATTATATTATACCCTTCTATGTCTGTTATTTTCCTACAGTTATGAAGTTAGGTCCTTTCAAGGAGAAACTACCATTGAATCCGCGTGGTCAATTGGTAAACTAACACCACAGATTAGTTGTTTGGACTCCCAACTAATACAGAGTAACAACCAGACAGAAAAGAACATGATCCGTGTAATTACTTTGACAATGGCTCGCCGAGCTTTGGGATATCCATTGTTCAGACACTTTGACCTTGTGAAAAAGTCTTGGATGGATGTTTACTGGACTTTGAGGTGTGGGAAAAGGGCGGTCTTGAAATCATTACTGGCAATAAGAGAATTGTTTAGGAAACATGATATCTACTACGTATACTGCAAGATACTGCTCGACGATTTGTGCGCATGGGTGCTAAGAGATGATGGCTGCAATGACGTTGTGCTGAGAAACTTAGCACATGCATTACGTAAAGAAATCGATGTTCTTGATAAGAAGGATGTTGTTTTTGAGAAGTTAATTTCTACAAACACtgaagaaattccaaaCGATGCCCAGATCGAAatggatgttgaaaaagaagatcaGTTTGAATTCTTAAATCTAgtagaagttgaagaacttgCTGATGAAGCGTACGAATCAAGTTTATAGAGGGTAATATAATCTAATTAGAATATAAAAAGCTGTACATTATGAGAAACTATGGTGTTTTAGGTTCAAAAGGTAGTACACTTTTAGGGCTAGAGGATGTTAGAGTTTTATTGGAGTCTTCGTAAAAACTTGAGATCGAAACATTTTGTTCAGTCTGCGTCATGGATTCCCCGTTTTCGTAAACCATACTCAATTCCTTCAAGGGGGATCCCCCATTAAccctccttcttttccaatGCGAAGATTCTGTCGCTGAGCTAGTAGGCAGATCTTTCGGCGGTTCAACAGATGGCTGCTCTGCCAAGCAACTTTTACCTACCTTTCCCGGTTCGTAAGATTGAGGTGGTTGTTTATCTAGCTCAGGAATGTAAATCTCTCTTAAATTAGGTATTGAAGGTAACTTAGaatgatttcttgaaaaactcaaagGTTTTGTCTCTGGTATAGTTACATTGTTTGGCAGTGACAATGTTTTCATATGGGTTTTCCCGTGCTGAAACTTTCGTATATCAACTCTGTTCTTGTCCGAAGATCCATTCAACGAGGAAATAGCATGTGCACCAATTCGAGAAGGTGATAGTTGATGCCTTGGTGGTAACGAAGTACGGTTACGAACAAGAGTCGATCTGAAGGAATTTGAGCTTCCAGTTCCAAACTTGAAGTTTTTCATTGGATTTGATTGAGAGTCATCACTTACGTTTGATTGACTGTTAAACAATTCAGCAGTGGAGGAAATAGTTCGGCTTCTAGAATGTTTTGAGCTTCTAACAGGAGAtggagaatttgaagaattacaACAAGACGAGGACTCTCTCAGAGGTGTCACACATTGTGGGTGTTGTTCATTAGGATGTGGATTATGACTTTCTCCTTGTATGCAGGGTGGGGTTCCTAATAATCCTGGAATTAAGTGACCTGGAACTTTTGCCAGTACTGCCATCTTCATGAGTTCCATAGTTCGGTTCAGTCTTTCTACTTTGTAGTATTCTTGTTTGGTGGCTTCTTGTGCCAAACGTACAGCCAATGCTCTTTTAAGACAATCTTCAGAGAATGGCCATTGAGAGGCATCGGGACCAAATAGCGACTTAAAGATCTGATTTTGTGATGATGCACGATCATATTGGTCAACTGCAGCTTGGAAGTTATTGCTTTGACTTCCGTAATATGCTTGTTGTTTGTCCCAATACGGACCATTTCCTTCTATACATGACGAGTCTCTCTTGTTGTGGGTTATGCGTACTTGTTCTGGACTCTGTTTGGGATTAAACGGCAGATTCGGAGATGGTGTGGCTGTGGGAGTCGACAATGTTTGTGCCTGGTCTATAGGAGATCCAAGCTGTGTGTTTATTGGTCGACAATGTCTGTACATTTTTGCTTGCTGGTTTGTGCAAGCACCATGTGGGGGCGTGAAAGTCATATTGAAGGAATACTCAGaaacaaatcaacaaaggAGAGATATTTTGATACGCAAAAATGGTGTATCTTGAAATCGGGAAAAAGGTTTGGGAGACAAAAACACTTATTCAAGCACACACAAAGCAACCAGTTCAGAGATAGACAACTGAGAAGAGACTCCGCAACAGTAGAAAGTgggaagaaagaaatgtgAATTTCTGTAATTCAAACTCAGTTGAATAAGTTCGAAAAACCAATTTTAAGCTTCAGCCAGGTTGAATGGTAAACCAAAGATTAAAGATACCAAACTTTGCAAACTCTATCGGCGACAAATCCAGCCATGTTGCAAAACAGTGGAAAACAATGGCATTTAATTAAAGATTGAGAGGGGGGGGGtggaagaaagaaaatttgTAAATATCTGCAATTATTAATTTCCCATAACATTTCCTAATCCGGGTAAACTTAAACACTTACCCAAAAAGGCAACTATTCAATTATTCatttttccattattttttttttcaaaataaaaaaacgACGCGTCACcaacactttttttttttcttttcactTTTATTGctgtttctcaaattcGCAATACGCCCTTTCCGGGCTTATTATATTAAGACGCGTATTTATATGGAGGGGACCAATTTTCGTGTTTGGTGAAATGTAGATGCCAAACTTCAAGTATAGGACAACGAGGTACACCATCTACGAGATACTAGAGAAGCGAGAGGAGAAATTCAGTATTAGCTAAAACTTGTTATGTCCATTGTATCACTCTTGGGAATAAAGGTGCTTAATAATCCTGCGAAATTCACCGATCCATATGAGTTTGAAATTACCTTTGAGTGTTTGGAACAATTGAAGGATGACCTTGAATGGAAGTTGACCTATGTTGGCTCTTCTAGATCTTTAGAGCATGACCAGGAATTGGATTCTTTATTGGTGGGCCCCGTCCCCGTTGGAATCAACAAGTTCATCCTCACTGCAGATCCTCCATCACCGGAATTAATACCTGCGAGTGAGTTAGTGAGTGTTACGGTGATTCTATTGAGTTGTTCATATAAGGAGAGGGAGTTTGTACGTGTTGGGTACTATGTCAATAATGAGTATGATTCAGAAGAGCTGAGGGAGAACCCACCGGCAAAGGTGCAGGTGGATCATATAGTGAGAAACATCCTAGCCGAAAAACCCAGAGTGACAAGGTTCAATATAGCGTGGGACAATGAGGGAGATCTAGATGAGTATCCTCCTGAACAGGACACCGAGGAACTGGACGATGAGGACGCCATTATTGATATGGGTGTGGATTCGGAAGAGGAAGCAGAAGATATGGTGGAGGTTGACGATGAGGATGACGATGCTGAAGATGAGGAGGTGGGGGTGGAAGGTCAGGAAAAGGTAAGCGGCGAAGTACTCGAGGTTGATGCCGAGTCGGCAAAAAGGCAAAACACGTTGAACGACGACGACATACCGGAGCTtaaaaggagaaagatCGAATTAGAGAAAACGGAAACCACAAACACGGAAAACGAGGCATCCAACGTGGTGGTGGATAAGGAGgatgaggaggaggatgaggaggaagacgaagaagacgaagaagaggatcttgatgaattagctgctgatgatgaagaagagcTAGTTGCTGAAGAAGTAGAAGAGGTAGATGCagcagaagaagacgaCGGAGAAAACACAGAAAATGCAGAAGAAGCTCAAGTTGCTCCCATGGAGGATTCAGAGAGAACACTTAAAAGTAGACAAGATAGTGTTTAAGTGAAAACTCCTAATATTAATAGTCCTGCTTCTCTTCCAACAGAACCATCAGTGGAGGAGACTGTATAATTCTACCGCTAGTTGCTTACTTATATATGAAATactgaaaagaaaaataaatgagGGCATCTGCAAGCAGCAATTATACCCTATCGTATGCTTCGTTGATAACTTGGAATACATGAGTAAcatctttttcttgatgGTCATCCCACATATCAGAGTTTAGCAGGATCTGTTTCATTCTATCGGGATGCCAGCGTATTCTTTCTTGTCTGACATTTGCCTTAGTTTCCAAGAAATTAATGATTGAACTTACACTTATATCCCCGAATTCATCTGTTTTAGTTGGGAATGGTGTTTTGTAATACTTTAtgccattttcaatatcagcCCACGCATTCAAATACACGTTGTAGTTATACTCAGAGGATGTTTCTTGGAAGTTCGATCTGTTTGAACTTGTCTCAGAATCTGAGCTTTCCTTTTCTGAAACCAATGGCGGGTTTTCATCAGATCGTTCTTGGGGGATATCCGACTCAGAAAATGCGATAAAGTTGTATCCATGAACAGAAGGGCCGTATTCAATAACATTAGTATGCCTGTCAAACAATTCgcttctctctttctcaGCTTTGACAGTGGAAACATGGCCACTGGTAGCTACGTCATGTGTGTTGGTTGCAACTTTCTTTAAGAATAGCTTAGGCTTGATACGTTTTTTAAACCTCAATCTCTTCCACCTGCGTTGTGGTTTCGTCACAACAGCTTCATGCTCACCATTCGTGAAGTAGTTGGTATAAGTATGATCATGGTCCATGTACTATGATGAATTTCTGTGATTGTAGAGATCCTGGTCAgttatcaacaattttCGCAGTAAAAAAACGGCCTGATAGAATAAATTTGCACGataaaaaatttcattCGAACATTAcaacttttcttcttcccaTATAGTTTTTATACAAAACAAGAGCTACTATCAAACCAGGTGTTTCTAATGCTAAGGCAATTCCCCTTGAGAATCAGAATAACACAAAAACATTCTCTTGTTCCAAAGTGCAAATTCAGATTTCTCTCCTCTGAGAGTAGGGCCAAAATCAGTATTGAAGATCCGGAATTGTTTTACGAATCTGAAAACCAACTTTCAAACGATGCCACTCAACTGAAATTTGCCCACAGAGCGTCTGGACAAACATTTGGCCAACTAGTTGAAGAGGCTAACAACGACAGAGATCCACTACACAACACGAGAGTCATCACTCCAGAGGAAGCGCTTGAAGGCGTGGATCCAAGATACCGTGATCCAGAAACAGGAGAATTACTTGAAGGTGCAACATCAAGAGATGCACGGTTGCACCCGGAAACATTATGGGGACGTGTCAACCAGAAACAGGTACATGTTCCAAGCATGTTTGCAGATGTCATACAAAATAACCTGTTATTTCAATATGAGCCAAAAGTTTTAAAAGAGCATGTGGTTAATTGGTATACAACTATAAATGAGAAAGGTGTAAGGGAAACAGTGAATTCGGAGCTAGAGGCAGACGTTACAATAGCAGCATCTTTTGCACAAGACTATGCTGTTTCTTACCAAGTTTTAGACGAGTTTGTCAAGAGGGTCGGAAAGCAAAACGTGGAGAAAGAAATACACAGTGTCTTGGATGTGGGGCTTGGTCCATCTACTGGTATGCTTGCCTTAAATGAAATAATGGGTGATGAGTGGAACcccaaaagaaaagattcTGTTGTATTTGGGGACTTTAATATGGCCAGAAGATCTAAAATCTTTTTAAGCAGACAAGTAAATGAAAATCTTCCAAGAATAGATGGCATGGACTCATACGAAGACGAATATACatatgaaaataataatgaaattgaagatgaaaatcCTTTGATTGAAGAGGACAAGCCCTATGTTGGTAAAGTTAAAACTAAATTACTCAAAGTTAAAACTGTTATATTAGATAAACTACGTCCTGTTCAAACCAAATACGATTTGATCATTGTGTCGTACCAATTACTGAAGGATTTAGAAAATTTCccatttgaagttgatgcTAAGTTAGATCAGTATGTCAGGAGGTTAAATCCGGGCGGTCATTTGGTTATAATTGAGAGAGGAAACCCACTGGGCGCCGAAATTATTGCAAGGGCTAGGCAAATTATTCTAAGACCCGAAAACTACCCTGGccaaacagaaaaaatcCCAAGGCCTTACAAATCTTCTGCCAAAAAATTATCAGCCAAGGAGCAACTAAGGTTAAGCAGACTGTCACCTGAAGAGAAGGCACTAGCAATGAAAAACCTTGAGCCTGAACTATTGGAAAACTTTGACATCATAGAGCAGGAAACTGAGGCTGAGGATTTGGATAAATTGGATGAGCCAATTGATTTATCCGTTATAGCACCATGTTCTCATCATGGCAAGTGTCCTTTACAGTTTTTTGATCCACAAGTTTATCTCTATGGTAAGATCGGAAAGAAACTAAAGTTCTGTAGCTATTCGGTAAATGTTCACAGACCAAAATATCTGCTTGAATTAAAGAGGGGTAAGAAACTGGCAGTTAAATGGACAGCGCCAAATAGTGGAGTGGGTATCGATGGATTGGCCAAACCCGGTAGAGGAAGAGAAGGTGGTAACGATTATGAAACAGCAAGTTACTCTTATCTGATGGTCACCAGATCGAGGGAAGACGCAGACAAATTAGAACAACTCCGCCAGAAGATTACCGAGGTGGGTGTCTTAGAACGTCCAGTGGGTTACCAACCTCAGAGTAGGGAAGAATATCCACGTTTGTTGTCACAGCCactgaaaaagaagggaTTTGTGATAATGGACGTATGTGCCCCATCTGGTcatgttgaaaaatggCACGTCTCTAAATCATTAGGCAAGAGTGAATATCACGATGCCAGGAAGTCTAATATGGGAGACTTATGGGCTTTAGGAAAAAAGTCTGCAAATCAATCCACGA
Encoded proteins:
- a CDS encoding uncharacterized protein (PKUD0D03140; similar to Saccharomyces cerevisiae YKR041W; ancestral locus Anc_1.243), with protein sequence MDHDHTYTNYFTNGEHEAVVTKPQRRWKRLRFKKRIKPKLFLKKVATNTHDVATSGHVSTVKAEKERSELFDRHTNVIEYGPSVHGYNFIAFSESDIPQERSDENPPLVSEKESSDSETSSNRSNFQETSSEYNYNVYLNAWADIENGIKYYKTPFPTKTDEFGDISVSSIINFLETKANVRQERIRWHPDRMKQILLNSDMWDDHQEKDVTHVFQVINEAYDRV
- a CDS encoding uncharacterized protein (PKUD0D03150; similar to Saccharomyces cerevisiae YKL155C (RSM22); ancestral locus Anc_5.264) encodes the protein MLRQFPLRIRITQKHSLVPKCKFRFLSSESRAKISIEDPELFYESENQLSNDATQLKFAHRASGQTFGQLVEEANNDRDPLHNTRVITPEEALEGVDPRYRDPETGELLEGATSRDARLHPETLWGRVNQKQVHVPSMFADVIQNNLLFQYEPKVLKEHVVNWYTTINEKGVRETVNSELEADVTIAASFAQDYAVSYQVLDEFVKRVGKQNVEKEIHSVLDVGLGPSTGMLALNEIMGDEWNPKRKDSVVFGDFNMARRSKIFLSRQVNENLPRIDGMDSYEDEYTYENNNEIEDENPLIEEDKPYVGKVKTKLLKVKTVILDKLRPVQTKYDLIIVSYQLLKDLENFPFEVDAKLDQYVRRLNPGGHLVIIERGNPLGAEIIARARQIILRPENYPGQTEKIPRPYKSSAKKLSAKEQLRLSRLSPEEKALAMKNLEPELLENFDIIEQETEAEDLDKLDEPIDLSVIAPCSHHGKCPLQFFDPQVYLYGKIGKKLKFCSYSVNVHRPKYLLELKRGKKLAVKWTAPNSGVGIDGLAKPGRGREGGNDYETASYSYLMVTRSREDADKLEQLRQKITEVGVLERPVGYQPQSREEYPRLLSQPLKKKGFVIMDVCAPSGHVEKWHVSKSLGKSEYHDARKSNMGDLWALGKKSANQSTKENTFYFDKIEEKRENIRKHKKRDSTRLKRKIKKEYKEALEADADDLEGNLVRMAKIDVYEFLQKPKEEEKMKDKRKFRY